A window of the Pedobacter frigiditerrae genome harbors these coding sequences:
- a CDS encoding DUF4834 family protein yields the protein MAFFLKFILISIILIWVFRVLIRMIFPAVLRNAFSNVQNQANANQQQRSSNSRPEGSISIDYMPKKEKKGNADKLGDFVDYEEVK from the coding sequence ATGGCATTCTTTTTAAAATTCATACTTATTTCCATCATTCTTATTTGGGTGTTCAGGGTACTCATCAGAATGATTTTTCCAGCAGTGCTTAGAAACGCTTTTAGCAATGTGCAAAATCAAGCAAATGCAAATCAACAACAACGTTCTTCCAATTCAAGACCAGAAGGTTCTATATCTATTGATTATATGCCTAAGAAAGAAAAAAAAGGCAATGCCGATAAACTTGGCGATTTTGTAGACTACGAAGAAGTGAAGTAG
- a CDS encoding TonB-dependent receptor plug domain-containing protein yields the protein MKRFILFFALITLSFKGFAQVTVTTTTSNKDSIICLCCGPKDPSKQPLWVVNGKVITQLNLSALNPNYIEDIKVSKGNDASSKYGSSAKNGVIIIILKKNIKTHSVNKILSKNKIDLASRKLPIYSNNALIQGDSIFLPSNKKIKAVIVEANSNADNRLPFNGKYLAISETK from the coding sequence ATGAAAAGATTTATACTATTTTTTGCGTTAATCACTCTTAGCTTCAAAGGCTTTGCACAAGTAACAGTTACTACAACAACTTCAAATAAAGATTCGATAATTTGTTTATGCTGCGGGCCAAAAGACCCTTCTAAACAACCATTATGGGTTGTTAATGGCAAGGTAATAACTCAATTAAACTTGTCGGCATTAAATCCAAACTATATTGAAGATATAAAAGTATCAAAAGGTAATGATGCATCGAGTAAATATGGCTCATCAGCCAAAAATGGTGTCATTATAATCATTTTAAAAAAGAACATCAAAACTCATTCAGTAAATAAAATTCTATCAAAGAATAAAATTGACTTGGCATCAAGAAAGCTACCTATCTATTCAAATAATGCACTTATTCAAGGAGATTCAATATTCTTGCCATCAAACAAAAAAATTAAAGCCGTGATAGTTGAGGCTAATTCAAACGCTGATAATAGGCTACCTTTCAACGGGAAATATCTAGCTATATCAGAAACAAAGTAG
- the uvrB gene encoding excinuclease ABC subunit UvrB encodes MKFKLVSEYKPTGDQPNAIKQLVEGVNADENYQTLLGVTGSGKTFTVANVIEQTQKPTLILSHNKTLAAQLYGEFKQFFPENAVNYFVSYYDYYQPEAYMPTTNTYIEKDLSINEEIEKLRLRTTSALMSGRRDVIVVSSISCIYGMGNPEDFSKSVFRFAVGTRISRNSFLHSLVEILYARTINDFKRGTFRVKGDTVDIFPAYLDSAYRISFFGDDIEELSVIDPITGKTLEKLEDMAIYPANLFVTPKEKFNSSIWGIQEELELRKNQLLNDRQLLEAKRLEERVNFDIEMMKELGYCSGIENYSRFFDGRSPGMRPFCLLDYFPDDYLMVIDESHVTVPQIRAMYGGDRSRKMSLVEYGFRLPSALDNRPLNFDEFERLAPQTIYVSATPADYELEKTDGVVIEQVIRPTGLLDPVIEVRPAINQVDDLLDEIDKTIKMGDRILVTTLTKRMAEELTKYMDRLNIKCRYIHSEVKTLERVEILRGLRLGEFDVLVGINLLREGLDLPEVSLVAILDADKEGFLRSDRALIQTIGRAARNDRGRVIMYADNMTQSMERTIDETNRRREKQVAYNLEHGITPKTVGKTREEIIEQSSVLDFSESKARNKAYVEIDEVSIAADPIVQYMTKPEMQKAIDKTRKDMQKAAKEMDFLMAARMRDEMFALEKVFAERFEK; translated from the coding sequence ATGAAGTTCAAATTAGTATCAGAATATAAACCAACTGGCGACCAGCCCAATGCGATTAAACAATTAGTTGAAGGGGTTAATGCAGATGAGAATTATCAAACTCTACTAGGTGTTACGGGTTCTGGGAAAACGTTCACGGTTGCAAACGTAATAGAGCAAACTCAAAAGCCAACCCTGATTTTAAGTCACAACAAAACTTTGGCTGCACAGCTTTACGGAGAATTTAAACAGTTCTTTCCAGAAAATGCAGTTAACTATTTTGTTTCTTATTACGATTATTATCAGCCAGAGGCTTACATGCCAACTACCAATACTTACATCGAAAAAGATTTAAGCATTAATGAGGAAATAGAAAAACTGAGGTTAAGAACTACATCAGCTTTAATGTCTGGTCGTAGAGACGTAATTGTGGTTTCATCCATTTCTTGTATTTATGGTATGGGAAACCCTGAAGATTTTTCGAAATCGGTTTTCCGCTTTGCGGTAGGGACAAGAATTAGCAGAAATTCATTTTTACATAGCTTGGTAGAGATTTTATATGCTCGAACAATCAACGATTTTAAACGTGGAACTTTTAGGGTAAAAGGCGATACAGTCGATATTTTTCCAGCTTATCTGGATAGTGCATATAGAATTTCCTTTTTTGGAGATGATATCGAAGAACTTTCGGTTATTGACCCAATCACTGGGAAAACTTTAGAGAAGTTAGAGGATATGGCAATTTATCCTGCTAATCTTTTCGTAACGCCAAAAGAAAAATTCAACTCATCTATTTGGGGCATTCAAGAAGAATTAGAGTTGCGTAAAAATCAGTTATTAAACGATAGACAATTACTCGAAGCAAAACGATTAGAAGAAAGGGTAAACTTTGATATCGAAATGATGAAGGAGCTAGGTTATTGCTCTGGGATTGAAAACTACTCCAGATTTTTCGATGGGCGTTCACCAGGTATGCGTCCTTTCTGCTTGTTAGATTATTTTCCAGATGATTATTTGATGGTCATAGACGAAAGCCACGTAACCGTTCCTCAAATTAGAGCGATGTATGGTGGCGACAGGTCTCGTAAAATGAGTCTGGTAGAATATGGTTTCCGTTTGCCTTCTGCCTTAGATAATCGCCCTTTAAACTTCGATGAATTTGAAAGATTAGCGCCGCAAACAATATATGTAAGCGCAACTCCGGCAGATTATGAATTAGAAAAAACAGATGGTGTGGTTATTGAACAAGTAATTAGACCAACAGGATTGTTAGACCCAGTTATAGAAGTTCGCCCTGCGATAAATCAAGTTGATGACTTGCTTGACGAAATCGATAAAACTATTAAAATGGGCGACCGTATTTTGGTAACAACCTTAACCAAACGCATGGCTGAAGAGTTGACCAAATATATGGATAGGTTGAACATTAAATGTCGTTATATCCACTCCGAAGTTAAAACCTTAGAGCGTGTAGAAATTTTAAGGGGTTTACGTTTAGGGGAGTTTGATGTTTTAGTTGGGATTAACTTACTACGTGAGGGATTAGATTTACCAGAAGTAAGTTTGGTGGCTATTTTAGATGCCGATAAGGAAGGATTTTTAAGGTCTGATAGAGCTTTGATACAAACCATTGGTCGTGCGGCCCGTAATGATAGAGGTCGTGTAATTATGTATGCCGATAACATGACACAGTCGATGGAAAGAACCATTGATGAGACCAATAGACGTAGGGAAAAACAAGTTGCTTATAATTTAGAACACGGAATTACACCAAAAACTGTTGGTAAAACCAGGGAAGAAATCATCGAACAAAGTTCTGTATTAGATTTCTCTGAAAGTAAGGCTAGAAACAAAGCTTATGTAGAAATTGACGAAGTAAGCATTGCTGCAGACCCTATTGTGCAGTACATGACTAAACCAGAAATGCAAAAAGCCATAGACAAAACAAGAAAAGACATGCAGAAAGCAGCTAAGGAAATGGATTTCTTAATGGCAGCTCGTATGCGTGATGAAATGTTTGCTTTGGAAAAAGTGTTCGCCGAACGATTTGAAAAGTAA
- a CDS encoding RDD family protein — protein sequence MLLISLSLFAFNIYSLIYLQNSLLPIIKTDEDGQHLFVMTTKSQRFVHRIFDYFISIFFLYLVLERYQSYFFNNRGLRFREAWDYIFFLESRFLLHMIFTSFFYYFFSEVIFKTSIAKIILGNLVINSSGEPASIGQRIGRCFCRLIPFEAFSFLFSTRGWHDRITGTWVVKADNTGIHREK from the coding sequence ATGCTATTAATTAGCCTTTCATTATTTGCATTTAATATTTATTCATTAATCTATTTACAAAATAGCTTGTTACCAATTATAAAAACAGATGAAGATGGACAACACCTATTTGTCATGACAACAAAATCTCAACGGTTTGTACATCGTATTTTTGATTATTTCATCTCTATTTTTTTTCTATATCTCGTCTTAGAACGTTACCAGTCCTATTTTTTCAATAATCGGGGCCTTAGGTTTAGAGAAGCTTGGGATTATATATTCTTTTTGGAATCACGCTTCTTGTTGCATATGATTTTTACGAGTTTTTTTTATTACTTTTTCTCCGAGGTAATCTTCAAAACGTCTATTGCCAAAATAATTCTGGGTAACCTAGTCATAAATTCTTCAGGAGAACCAGCTTCTATTGGCCAGAGAATAGGAAGATGTTTTTGTAGATTAATTCCCTTTGAGGCATTTTCTTTTCTTTTTAGCACAAGAGGTTGGCATGATAGGATTACCGGAACTTGGGTTGTTAAAGCAGATAACACTGGGATACACAGAGAAAAATGA
- a CDS encoding M1 family metallopeptidase, whose product MNKFYKLFTLLAITSQIAVAQNILNNPGSNHGNKFEQLGTILNTPNEQRTASGAPGVKYWQQRADYNIKCELDEKNLTLNGSETITYYNNSPDVLTYIWIQLDENEHNNLRNAGYQNSSRMPAGATTAQVDNLAPKTESNGYGITIKKLTDATGKRLSYTINKTMMRIEVPAMKSGTQFIFNIDWSYKITDRIAGGGRGGYEFFPQDGNHLFTMAQWFPRLCVYSDFQGWQNHQFTGRGEFALTFGNYKVQMTVPADHMVGSTGECINYSAVLTPTQLARYNKAKTSTTAPVEIVTLAEAKAAETKKSEAKKTWVFQANNVRDFAWTSSRKFVWDAMAQPIAGKNVMCMSFYGKEAYSLYSKFSSRAVAHTIKTYSDFTIPYPYPVAQSIEAANGMEYPMICFNYGRTDADGTYSESTKNGMLGVVIHEVGHNFFPMIINSDERQWTWMDEGLNSFVEYLTEELWDNKFPSKKGPAYTIVPYMKLPKDQLEPIMSNSENIVNFGPNAYSKPATGLNILRETIMGRELFDYAFKEYSRRWAFRHPTPADLFRTMEDASGEDLDWFWRGWFYGTDPVDISLDSVRYAKPDFSTTAAGGAGRFGGGNRPGGVRVDQPAVNAFEDISKIRNRQDANVKFYTDKDLAARDFYWKYDRGLATVDTTLAAKPSTQPARLPMEEFTADEKAKYGNKFFYELNFSNKGGLVMPIIVEFTFKDGTKMIDRIPAQIWRLNELKTSKFYVHDKEVVSIKLDPMRETADIDETNNNWGGSSTPSKFQMFKMRAGGAPARGQSVGSNPMQMEKKSK is encoded by the coding sequence ATGAATAAATTTTACAAACTTTTCACTTTATTGGCAATTACAAGTCAAATTGCCGTTGCTCAAAACATTTTGAATAATCCTGGTAGTAACCACGGAAATAAATTCGAACAATTGGGTACAATTTTAAACACGCCCAACGAGCAGCGTACCGCAAGTGGTGCACCTGGTGTAAAATATTGGCAGCAACGGGCCGATTATAACATTAAGTGCGAACTTGATGAAAAAAATCTAACCTTAAATGGTAGTGAAACGATTACTTACTATAATAATTCGCCAGATGTGTTAACCTACATTTGGATTCAGTTAGATGAGAATGAGCATAACAATTTAAGAAATGCTGGTTATCAAAATAGCAGCAGAATGCCTGCTGGTGCAACTACTGCACAGGTGGATAATTTAGCGCCAAAAACTGAAAGTAATGGTTATGGTATCACCATCAAAAAATTAACTGATGCAACTGGTAAAAGATTAAGCTATACGATTAACAAAACAATGATGCGTATTGAAGTGCCTGCAATGAAGTCTGGCACTCAGTTTATCTTCAACATTGATTGGAGTTATAAAATTACTGATAGAATTGCTGGTGGTGGTCGTGGTGGATATGAGTTCTTTCCCCAAGATGGCAACCACTTATTTACTATGGCACAATGGTTCCCACGTTTGTGTGTGTATAGCGATTTTCAAGGATGGCAAAACCACCAATTTACTGGAAGAGGTGAATTTGCTTTAACTTTTGGAAATTACAAGGTGCAAATGACAGTTCCAGCAGACCACATGGTTGGCTCAACTGGAGAATGTATCAACTACAGCGCAGTGTTAACACCAACTCAGTTAGCAAGATATAACAAGGCTAAAACAAGTACTACTGCTCCAGTTGAGATTGTAACTTTAGCTGAAGCAAAGGCAGCGGAAACTAAAAAATCAGAAGCTAAAAAAACTTGGGTTTTCCAAGCAAATAACGTTCGTGATTTTGCCTGGACATCTTCTCGTAAGTTTGTTTGGGATGCAATGGCACAACCAATTGCAGGTAAAAACGTGATGTGTATGAGTTTTTATGGAAAAGAAGCTTATAGTCTTTACAGTAAATTCTCATCTCGTGCAGTTGCACATACCATTAAAACTTATTCAGATTTTACCATTCCTTATCCATACCCAGTTGCGCAAAGTATAGAGGCTGCTAACGGAATGGAATATCCAATGATTTGTTTCAACTATGGTCGTACAGATGCTGATGGAACTTACAGTGAGAGCACTAAAAACGGTATGTTGGGGGTAGTTATCCACGAAGTTGGTCACAACTTTTTCCCGATGATTATCAATAGTGATGAACGTCAGTGGACTTGGATGGATGAAGGTTTAAACTCTTTTGTAGAGTATTTAACTGAAGAACTTTGGGATAATAAATTTCCGAGCAAAAAGGGTCCTGCTTATACCATTGTGCCTTATATGAAATTACCAAAAGACCAGTTAGAGCCAATCATGTCTAACTCAGAAAACATTGTAAACTTCGGGCCAAATGCCTACTCAAAACCAGCAACTGGATTAAATATACTTCGTGAAACCATTATGGGTCGCGAATTATTTGATTATGCTTTTAAGGAATATTCTAGAAGATGGGCATTCAGGCATCCAACACCTGCAGATTTATTTAGAACAATGGAAGATGCAAGTGGTGAAGACCTAGATTGGTTCTGGAGAGGTTGGTTTTATGGAACAGACCCAGTGGATATTTCTTTGGATAGCGTAAGATATGCAAAACCAGATTTCTCTACAACAGCAGCTGGTGGTGCGGGTAGATTTGGTGGCGGAAATAGACCAGGTGGTGTTAGGGTTGACCAACCTGCGGTAAATGCTTTTGAGGATATCTCTAAAATTAGAAACCGCCAAGATGCAAATGTGAAATTTTATACCGATAAAGATTTAGCGGCAAGAGATTTTTACTGGAAATACGATAGAGGTTTAGCTACTGTTGATACAACTTTGGCAGCAAAACCAAGTACTCAGCCAGCTAGATTGCCAATGGAAGAATTTACTGCAGACGAAAAGGCAAAATATGGCAACAAATTCTTTTACGAGTTAAACTTCAGTAACAAAGGCGGATTAGTAATGCCAATTATTGTAGAGTTTACATTTAAAGACGGAACAAAAATGATTGATAGAATTCCAGCTCAGATTTGGAGATTGAATGAATTGAAAACTTCTAAATTCTATGTGCATGATAAAGAGGTAGTGTCAATTAAATTAGACCCAATGCGTGAAACAGCAGATATCGATGAAACCAATAATAATTGGGGCGGAAGCTCGACACCATCTAAATTCCAAATGTTTAAAATGCGAGCGGGTGGCGCACCAGCAAGAGGACAATCTGTTGGTTCTAATCCAATGCAAATGGAGAAGAAATCTAAATAG
- a CDS encoding YwbE family protein — MQGQNRKDIYPGLEVGIILKKDQRNGTVTYGVVEKLLTSSLYHSRGIKVRLEDGQVGRVCEIVEV, encoded by the coding sequence ATGCAAGGACAAAACAGAAAAGATATTTACCCAGGATTAGAAGTTGGCATCATCCTTAAAAAAGATCAGCGAAACGGAACAGTAACTTATGGTGTGGTAGAAAAATTACTCACTTCTTCATTATATCATTCAAGAGGAATAAAAGTTCGGTTAGAAGACGGACAAGTAGGTAGGGTTTGCGAAATAGTTGAAGTGTAG